A window of the Canis lupus baileyi chromosome 8, mCanLup2.hap1, whole genome shotgun sequence genome harbors these coding sequences:
- the FAM200A gene encoding protein FAM200A: MEGIVIVKVEEEDEDEEDHFQRERSNIELSPPFLLSQSTTMNERALLSSYLVAYRVAKEKLAHTAAEKIILPACMDMVRTIFDDKSADKLRTIPLSDNTISRRICTIAKHLEEMLIARLQSGIDFAIQLDESTDVASCPTLLVYVRYVWQDDFIEDLLCCLSLHSHTTGLDIFTELEKCIVGQYKLNWKNCKGISSDGAANMTGKHSRVIEKLLEVTHNSALWHHCFIHREALVSKEIPPSLMVVLKNAVKIVNFIKGSSSNGQLLEILCSEIGVNHTHLLFHTEVRWLSQGKVLSRVYELRNEIYIFLIEKQSHLANIFEDDIWVTKLAYLSDVFGILNELNLKVQGKNNVFQYLEHILGFQKTLLLWQARLKSNRPSYYMFPTLLQHIEENIINEDHLKEIKLEILIHLTSLSQTFHHYFPEEKFESLKENIWIKDPFVFQTPESIIELNLEPEEENELSQLSSSFTLRNYYKTLSLSAFWIKIKDEFPLLSRKSILLLLPFTSTYLCELGFSILTRLKTKKRNRLNSAPDMRVALSSCVPDWNELMNRQAHPSH, encoded by the coding sequence ATGGAAGGCATAGTGATAGTGAAAgtggaggaggaagatgaagatGAGGAAGACCATTTCCAAAGGGAAAGAAGTAACATAGAATTATCCCCACCATTTCTTCTTAGTCAGTCCACAACCATGAATGAGAGAGCCCTGTTATCATCCTATTTGGTTGCATATCGAGTAGCAAAAGAAAAACTGGCTCACACAGCTGCTGAAAAAATTATTCTTCCAGCCTGTATGGATATGGTACGGACAATTTTTGATGATAAATCAGCTGATAAATTAAGAACTATACCTCTTAGTGACAATACGATATCTCGTCGAATCTGTACGATTGCAAAGCATTTAGAGGAGATGCTTATTGCACGGTTGCAGTCTGGGATAGATTTTGCAATCCAACTTGACGAGAGCACTGATGTTGCAAGTTGTCCAACACTCTTGGTTTATGTCAGGTATGTGTGGCAAGATGATTTTATAGAGGATCTGTTGTGCTGTTTAAGTTTACATTCACACACAACTGGATTAGATATATTTACTGAATTAGAAAAGTGTATTGTTGGTCAGTATAAATTAAATTGGAAAAACTGTAAAGGAATTTCGAGTGATGGAGCAGCAAATATGACTGGGAAACATAGCAGGGTTATTGAAAAATTGTTAGAAGTGACACATAACAGTGCCCTTTGGCATCATTGTTTTATTCATCGAGAAGCTTTGGTATCCAAAGAAATTCCACCAAGTCTAATGGTTGTGTTGAAAAATGCAGtcaaaattgttaattttattaaaggaAGCTCATCGAATGGCCAACTTCTTGAAATACTTTGTTCAGAGATTGGAGTTAACCATACTCACTTATTGTTTCATACAGAAGTTCGTTGGTTGTCTCAAGGAAAAGTATTGAGCAGAGTATATGAACTCAGGAATGAgatttacatttttctcattgAAAAGCAATcacatttggcaaatatttttgaagatgaCATTTGGGTAACAAAATTGGCATATTTAAGTGATGTTTTTGGCATTCTTAATGAATTAAATTTGAAAGTACAGGGGAAAAACAATGTGTTTCAATATCTTGAACATATTCTAGGATTCCAAAAGACATTATTGTTGTGGCAAGCAAGACTTAAAAGTAATCGCCCTAGCTACTATATGTTCCCAACTTTGTTGCAACACATTGAAGAGAATATTATTAATGAAGACcacctaaaagaaataaaattagagataCTAATACATCTCACTTCTTTGTCTCAAACCTTTCATCATTACTTTCCAGAAGAGAAATTTGaatcattaaaggaaaatatttggatAAAAGATCCATTTGTCTTTCAAACCCCTGAATCAATCATTGAGTTAAACTTAGAGCCCGAAGAAGAGAATGAATTATCACAGCTCAGTTCATCATTCACACTAAGGAATTACTATAAGACATTAAGTTTATCAGCATTTTGGATTAAGATTAAAGATGAATTTCCATTGCTGAGTAGAAAGAGCATACTGCTGTTACTACCATTCACATCTACCTATTTGTGTGAACTAGGATTTTCCATCTTGACACGGttgaaaaccaagaaaagaaataggCTCAATAGTGCACCTGACATGCGTGTAGCCTTATCCTCCTGTGTTCCTGACTGGAATGAACTTATGAACAGGCAAGCACACCCCTCACATTAA